Proteins encoded within one genomic window of Actinoplanes octamycinicus:
- a CDS encoding ABC transporter ATP-binding protein, which yields MSMFGGGFGGPGGAMPGGFSGASRRDRQSGTPFAGIPAELAAGVARLESAEPPHDPPHEPFHQQPEDRRLTLWSLLINRPGVLAAAAVAVLAEALLLQAGPLLVQIGIDHGIVARDVAVLVTAAVAFLAAVGLTAVASGVRIRQSGRLAAYVTRDLRVRVFSHLQRLSLDFYTREKAGVTMTRMTSDVEALQQLLQEGFAQFLIQGLTMVVVTAVLVHYDAELAAITLLLVVPALAALSIWFRRAADHGYHRQRDAIAALFSHLSESLYGVRVITAHNQQRRSVTDHREVVGRYRDANDHTGRINAIYGPGSSVIGLLGLAALLLIGGRMVLRGELTIGELTAFVLYLNAFFQPVQQLVQLYTNYQQARAALGKLRGLLGTAPGVPERVDAAILPLASGGIELREVSFGYDPERPVLRDVTLRIEPGETVACVGPTGAGKSTLAKLVARLYDPDRGAVLIDGHDLRDVTLDSLHRQVGVVPQEPFLFAGTLRDNIAFARPDASPAEIDAAVDAVGLRDLVDRSPDGLDTILHERGQSVSSGERQLIALARVFVAAPRVVVLDEATSSLDLRSELRVEAAVQRLLEGRTAILVAHRLSTARRADRVIVVGDGGILESGTHDELVAAGGRYASMYATWESHAARG from the coding sequence ATGAGCATGTTCGGAGGTGGCTTCGGTGGGCCGGGTGGCGCGATGCCCGGCGGGTTCAGCGGCGCGAGCCGGCGCGACCGGCAGAGCGGCACCCCGTTCGCCGGCATCCCCGCCGAGCTGGCCGCCGGCGTGGCCCGCCTGGAGTCCGCCGAGCCGCCGCACGACCCCCCGCACGAGCCGTTCCACCAGCAGCCCGAGGACCGGCGGCTCACCCTCTGGTCGCTGCTGATCAACCGGCCCGGCGTGCTGGCGGCCGCGGCGGTCGCGGTCCTCGCCGAGGCGCTGCTGCTGCAGGCCGGGCCGCTGCTCGTGCAGATCGGCATCGACCACGGCATCGTCGCCCGGGACGTCGCGGTGCTGGTCACCGCCGCGGTCGCCTTCCTGGCCGCGGTCGGCCTCACCGCGGTCGCCTCCGGGGTGCGGATCCGGCAGAGCGGCCGGCTGGCCGCCTACGTCACCCGGGACCTGCGGGTCCGGGTCTTCAGCCACCTGCAACGGCTCAGCCTGGACTTCTACACCCGGGAGAAGGCCGGGGTCACGATGACCCGGATGACCTCCGACGTGGAGGCGCTGCAGCAGCTGCTGCAGGAGGGCTTCGCCCAGTTCCTGATCCAGGGGCTGACCATGGTGGTGGTCACCGCGGTGCTGGTGCACTACGACGCGGAGCTGGCCGCGATCACGTTGCTGCTGGTGGTGCCGGCCCTGGCGGCGCTGTCGATCTGGTTCCGGCGGGCCGCCGACCACGGCTACCACCGGCAGCGGGACGCCATCGCCGCGCTCTTCTCGCACCTCTCCGAGAGCCTCTACGGCGTCCGCGTGATCACCGCGCACAACCAGCAGCGGCGCAGCGTGACCGACCATCGCGAGGTGGTCGGCCGGTACCGCGACGCGAACGACCACACCGGACGGATCAACGCGATCTACGGCCCGGGCAGCTCGGTGATCGGCCTGCTCGGGCTGGCCGCGCTGCTGCTGATCGGCGGCCGGATGGTGCTGCGCGGCGAGCTGACCATCGGCGAGCTGACCGCCTTCGTGCTCTACCTGAACGCGTTCTTCCAGCCGGTCCAGCAGCTGGTCCAGCTCTACACCAACTACCAGCAGGCCCGGGCGGCGCTCGGCAAACTGCGCGGGCTGCTCGGGACGGCTCCCGGCGTACCGGAAAGGGTTGATGCCGCCATCCTGCCGCTGGCCAGCGGCGGCATCGAGTTGCGCGAGGTCTCCTTCGGGTACGACCCGGAACGCCCGGTGCTGCGCGACGTCACGCTGCGCATCGAGCCCGGCGAGACCGTCGCGTGCGTGGGACCGACCGGCGCCGGCAAGTCGACGCTGGCCAAGCTGGTCGCCCGGCTCTACGACCCGGACCGGGGCGCGGTCCTGATCGACGGGCACGACCTGCGCGACGTGACGCTGGACTCGCTGCACCGCCAGGTGGGCGTGGTCCCGCAGGAGCCGTTCCTGTTCGCCGGGACGCTGCGCGACAACATCGCCTTCGCCCGCCCGGACGCGTCCCCGGCGGAGATCGACGCCGCGGTGGACGCGGTCGGCCTGCGCGATCTGGTCGACCGCTCCCCCGACGGCCTGGACACCATCCTGCACGAGCGCGGCCAGTCGGTCTCCTCCGGCGAACGCCAGCTGATCGCGCTGGCCCGGGTCTTCGTCGCGGCCCCGCGCGTGGTCGTTCTGGACGAGGCCACGTCCAGCCTGGACCTGCGCTCCGAGCTGCGCGTGGAGGCCGCCGTCCAGCGTCTGCTGGAGGGCCGCACCGCGATCCTGGTCGCGCACCGGCTCTCCACCGCGCGCCGCGCCGACCGGGTGATCGTGGTCGGCGACGGCGGCATCCTGGAGTCCGGCACCCACGACGAGCTGGTCGCGGCCGGCGGCCGCTACGCGAGCATGTATGCCACCTGGGAATCACACGCGGCGCGCGGTTAG
- a CDS encoding serine hydrolase domain-containing protein: protein MAIDLTGVPERVGELLAEYRIPSAVLGVLRGGETATVAVGVTDVATGEPATTSTVYQVGSMTKTWTALAFLQSVDEGRASLDEPVRTWLPGFRVADPEVSARVTPRHLLQHTSGIEEDFGDPGEGDDVHERMVAGIAGARQVHPLGHTHGYSAALGYAILARILEVLDGKRWDDVLADRLLGPLGLTATTSRPADAGRGPIAKGHLPGPVRTPVDRLPRCYGPGGGISSTIGDVLTTARFLLDGPVHRMGRSRVPVPDPYLFGPAWALGLIVCDWHGETVYASDGSTIGQNARLRLLPEADLAIAMLTNGGPRESFYKRVFNEILTRLDRPTIPELPEPDPTLALDPADYVGVFARPGISYEVVATGDRLQVIQAVDPMQARILGRPDRVTYDLLPISRTHFLMPPATPLEDPQTVAVYDHSRYLHTNCRVHPRVA, encoded by the coding sequence GTGGCGATCGATCTGACCGGCGTCCCGGAGCGGGTCGGCGAGTTGCTCGCCGAGTACCGGATCCCGAGCGCGGTGCTCGGCGTCCTCCGGGGCGGCGAGACCGCCACGGTCGCCGTCGGCGTCACCGACGTCGCGACCGGCGAACCGGCCACCACGAGCACCGTCTACCAGGTCGGTTCGATGACCAAGACCTGGACCGCGCTGGCCTTCCTGCAGTCGGTCGACGAGGGCCGGGCCTCGCTGGACGAGCCGGTGCGCACCTGGCTGCCCGGGTTCCGGGTCGCCGACCCGGAGGTGAGCGCCCGGGTCACGCCGCGTCACCTGCTGCAGCACACCAGCGGCATCGAGGAGGACTTCGGCGACCCGGGCGAGGGCGACGACGTCCACGAGCGGATGGTGGCCGGGATCGCCGGCGCCCGCCAGGTGCATCCGCTCGGCCACACGCACGGGTACAGCGCCGCGCTCGGCTACGCGATCCTCGCCCGGATCCTGGAGGTGCTCGACGGCAAGCGCTGGGACGACGTCCTGGCCGACCGGCTCCTCGGCCCGCTCGGGCTGACCGCCACCACCAGCCGCCCGGCCGACGCCGGCCGCGGGCCGATCGCGAAAGGTCACCTGCCGGGCCCGGTCCGCACGCCGGTGGACCGGCTGCCCCGGTGCTACGGCCCCGGCGGCGGCATCAGCTCGACCATCGGCGACGTGCTGACGACGGCGCGCTTCCTGCTCGACGGGCCGGTCCACCGGATGGGCCGGTCGCGGGTGCCGGTGCCGGACCCCTACCTGTTCGGCCCGGCCTGGGCGCTCGGCCTGATCGTCTGCGACTGGCACGGCGAGACCGTCTATGCCAGCGACGGCAGCACGATCGGCCAGAACGCCCGCCTGCGACTGCTGCCGGAGGCGGATCTGGCCATCGCGATGCTCACCAACGGCGGCCCGCGCGAGTCGTTCTACAAGCGAGTCTTCAACGAGATCCTCACCCGCCTCGACCGGCCCACCATCCCGGAACTGCCGGAACCCGACCCCACTCTCGCCCTGGACCCCGCCGATTACGTCGGCGTCTTCGCCCGCCCCGGAATCAGCTACGAGGTGGTCGCCACCGGCGACCGCCTCCAGGTGATCCAGGCCGTCGACCCGATGCAGGCGCGGATCCTCGGCCGTCCCGACCGGGTCACCTACGACCTGCTCCCGATCAGCAGGACCCACTTCCTGATGCCCCCGGCCACCCCGCTGGAGGACCCGCAGACGGTCGCCGTCTACGACCACTCCCGCTACCTGCACACCAATTGCCGGGTGCACCCGAGAGTCGCCTGA
- a CDS encoding GbsR/MarR family transcriptional regulator has translation MPGSRLTRDDRERIAAWLADGLGYAEIARLLGRPTSTISREVARNGIPGDYLPGLAHESAVRRAPRRRPGAVRRAAPEPPAFREEFAALLAGTGMPRMCARVFVCLLLRESGGMTSAELAGDLAVSPASVSKAVGYLAAMDLIVRRTEPGRRRERYLVADDVWSRAWRTDATAHADLADAARRGADLVGAGTAAGARLTAMSRFFGWLNGQMRDSRVPDGDPLTVLAALVHAGTPRTTEQLAAALGWPAQRVAGGLAVLAGEPGIADPLALRSTEAGYTAEVRADRLGPAQRAALTAGPGPARASR, from the coding sequence ATGCCGGGCAGCAGACTCACGCGCGACGACCGGGAGCGGATCGCGGCCTGGCTGGCCGACGGGCTCGGCTACGCCGAGATCGCCCGGCTGCTGGGCCGGCCGACCTCCACGATCAGCCGGGAGGTGGCGCGCAACGGGATCCCCGGCGACTACCTGCCCGGCCTGGCGCACGAGTCCGCGGTGCGCCGGGCGCCGCGCCGCCGGCCGGGCGCGGTCCGGCGGGCGGCGCCCGAGCCGCCGGCGTTCCGGGAGGAGTTCGCGGCGCTGCTGGCCGGGACCGGGATGCCGCGGATGTGCGCGCGGGTCTTCGTCTGCCTGCTGCTCCGCGAGTCCGGCGGGATGACCTCCGCCGAGCTGGCCGGCGACCTCGCGGTCAGCCCGGCCTCGGTGTCCAAGGCGGTCGGCTACCTGGCCGCGATGGACCTCATCGTCCGACGGACCGAGCCGGGCCGCCGCCGGGAGCGCTACCTGGTGGCCGACGACGTCTGGTCGCGGGCCTGGCGCACCGACGCCACCGCGCACGCCGACCTCGCGGACGCCGCCCGGCGCGGCGCCGACCTGGTCGGGGCCGGGACGGCGGCCGGGGCCCGGCTGACCGCGATGAGCCGGTTCTTCGGCTGGCTCAACGGGCAGATGCGGGACAGCCGCGTCCCGGACGGCGATCCGCTGACCGTGCTGGCCGCCCTGGTCCACGCCGGGACGCCGCGCACCACCGAGCAGCTCGCCGCCGCACTCGGCTGGCCGGCACAGCGGGTCGCCGGCGGGCTGGCGGTGCTGGCCGGCGAGCCGGGCATCGCCGATCCGCTGGCGCTGCGGAGCACCGAGGCCGGTTACACCGCCGAGGTCCGGGCGGACCGGCTCGGCCCGGCCCAGCGGGCGGCGCTCACAGCCGGTCCAGGACCAGCTCGTGCATCGCGGTGA
- a CDS encoding serine hydrolase domain-containing protein: MTVDLLADFVRADRERDLGLYGIHVHRDGHEPLTHRFRSDDRVNLYSVAKTFTSVAAGLAEAEGRLGLDDLFLDHFPELRPIAADGFERVTLRHLITMTSGSSHKWFAHLRIDAVDLLHEFVAAPLEAEPGKRFSYTGSGPYAIGRVLARATGANVRDYLMPRLFRPLDLHNPAWHTCPLGYPFAESDLFLRTEELARFARLLLQEGEWAGRRVIPAEYVRRMPAESVDTTDSAEHGEQFTHGYGLGVWLSGNGTYRMDGAYGQYAVIAPQKRAVLTVTAHCEHDTDVLTAMHELVLDRL, encoded by the coding sequence GTGACTGTTGACCTCCTCGCCGACTTCGTGCGCGCCGACCGGGAGCGGGACCTCGGCCTCTACGGCATCCACGTGCACCGGGACGGGCACGAGCCGCTGACCCACCGGTTCCGCTCCGACGACCGGGTCAACCTGTACTCGGTGGCGAAGACCTTCACCTCGGTCGCCGCCGGGCTGGCCGAGGCGGAGGGCCGGCTCGGCCTGGACGACCTGTTCCTCGACCACTTCCCGGAGCTGCGCCCGATCGCCGCCGACGGGTTCGAGCGGGTCACCCTCCGGCACCTGATCACGATGACCAGCGGCAGCAGCCACAAGTGGTTCGCGCACCTGCGGATCGACGCGGTCGACCTGCTGCACGAGTTCGTGGCGGCGCCGCTCGAGGCGGAGCCGGGGAAGCGGTTCTCCTACACCGGCTCCGGGCCGTACGCGATCGGCCGGGTGCTGGCCCGGGCCACCGGCGCGAACGTCCGCGACTACCTGATGCCCCGCCTGTTCCGCCCGCTCGACCTGCACAACCCGGCCTGGCACACCTGCCCGCTCGGTTACCCGTTCGCGGAGAGCGACCTCTTCCTGCGCACCGAGGAGCTGGCCCGGTTCGCCCGGCTGCTGCTGCAGGAGGGCGAGTGGGCGGGCCGCCGGGTGATCCCGGCCGAGTACGTCCGCCGGATGCCCGCCGAGAGCGTCGACACCACCGACTCGGCCGAGCACGGCGAGCAGTTCACCCACGGCTACGGCCTCGGGGTGTGGCTCAGCGGCAACGGCACCTACCGGATGGACGGGGCCTACGGCCAGTACGCGGTGATCGCCCCGCAGAAGCGGGCGGTGCTCACCGTGACCGCCCACTGTGAGCACGACACGGACGTGCTCACCGCGATGCACGAGCTGGTCCTGGACCGGCTGTGA
- a CDS encoding endonuclease/exonuclease/phosphatase family protein, translating to MRSFTVVSLNVGLGVRNGMPPLRERAAGLAAEVEASGADAVLLQEMWTPGAMRVMRARLTAYPHWVARNGLAIGARRPVGAPRFRRFAGVRAGHRSQVLRAGLGRWFRGLLTARTEDGILLGTTQLTSNRDGDWSAANRHFRMQRGQLAAVHEAMREAGPAALRVLGGDFNLASDGVLYPRIVDGGAWTDPFAGDERPTFRVDRLAPGSVAHRIDYLLLQGDFRVTDRRLLCSAERPLLTDHLAPLVSVARRG from the coding sequence ATGCGGTCGTTCACTGTGGTCTCGTTGAACGTGGGCCTGGGCGTGCGGAACGGGATGCCGCCGTTGCGGGAGCGGGCCGCCGGACTCGCGGCCGAGGTCGAGGCGTCCGGGGCGGACGCGGTGCTGCTGCAGGAGATGTGGACTCCGGGGGCGATGCGGGTGATGCGGGCGCGGCTCACGGCGTACCCGCACTGGGTCGCGCGGAACGGTCTGGCGATCGGCGCACGGCGACCGGTCGGCGCACCGCGATTCCGGCGGTTCGCCGGCGTCCGCGCCGGGCATCGCAGCCAGGTGCTGCGGGCCGGGCTGGGGCGGTGGTTCCGGGGTCTGCTGACGGCGCGCACCGAGGACGGCATCCTGCTGGGCACCACCCAGCTGACGTCGAACCGGGACGGGGACTGGTCGGCGGCGAACCGGCATTTCCGGATGCAGCGCGGGCAGCTCGCCGCCGTGCACGAGGCGATGCGCGAGGCCGGGCCGGCGGCGTTGCGGGTGCTCGGCGGGGATTTCAACCTCGCCAGCGACGGGGTGCTCTATCCACGGATCGTCGACGGCGGGGCGTGGACGGATCCGTTCGCCGGGGATGAGCGGCCGACCTTCCGGGTGGATCGGCTGGCACCCGGCAGCGTCGCGCACCGGATCGACTATCTGCTGCTGCAGGGCGATTTCCGGGTCACCGACCGGCGGTTGTTGTGCAGCGCGGAGCGGCCTCTCCTGACCGACCATCTGGCGCCGCTGGTCAGCGTTGCCCGGCGGGGGTGA
- a CDS encoding DUF6348 family protein, which produces MFDEAVLVGVTAFCAGAQPPPGEEIREGLLSGGLEPWLADRLMVFLPIAFGRRMLGGVTVDDTFVDGGVTRPLAGDPVFVAAARVAQLAGQAETARIAGYSHEVAAVGQALQGGAKVEEMTLGPITLDEPLPELRPGSGGVPAPSTVFAHWMAAYGVPVGEDLRVGDAEFRATLTPHPRPAPGLVVAQVNFAVNHPALARPWMVESCVGVAGTWKEAIFQSLAMFERAVAYPMIAALLDRRAAGDHVLVERYPHPGGEFELLLGAQVDLFATDPVPSAEPLLDQLLTALKDVPLSRAVHALRFFTAYQDGQLLTNEVFLDGEPWETGMKVTASAPAPLPSGPVGVRVFAFLTPAGQR; this is translated from the coding sequence ATGTTCGACGAGGCGGTACTGGTCGGGGTCACGGCGTTCTGTGCGGGCGCGCAGCCTCCGCCCGGTGAGGAGATCCGGGAGGGCCTGCTCAGCGGCGGTCTGGAGCCGTGGCTGGCGGACCGGCTGATGGTCTTCCTGCCGATCGCCTTCGGCCGCCGGATGCTCGGCGGCGTCACCGTCGACGACACCTTCGTCGACGGCGGCGTCACCCGCCCGCTGGCCGGCGACCCGGTCTTCGTGGCCGCCGCGCGGGTCGCGCAGCTGGCCGGGCAGGCGGAGACCGCCCGGATCGCCGGCTACAGCCACGAGGTCGCCGCGGTCGGTCAGGCCCTGCAGGGCGGGGCCAAGGTCGAGGAGATGACGCTCGGGCCGATCACCCTGGACGAGCCGCTGCCCGAGCTGCGCCCCGGCAGCGGTGGGGTGCCGGCGCCGTCCACGGTGTTCGCGCACTGGATGGCCGCCTACGGCGTCCCGGTCGGCGAGGATCTCCGGGTCGGCGACGCCGAGTTCCGGGCCACCCTGACCCCGCACCCGCGCCCCGCGCCCGGGCTGGTCGTCGCCCAGGTGAACTTCGCGGTCAACCATCCGGCGCTGGCCCGCCCGTGGATGGTGGAGAGCTGCGTCGGCGTGGCCGGCACCTGGAAGGAGGCGATCTTCCAGAGCCTGGCGATGTTCGAGCGGGCGGTGGCCTACCCGATGATCGCCGCGCTGCTCGACCGCCGGGCCGCCGGCGACCACGTGCTGGTGGAGCGTTATCCGCACCCGGGCGGCGAGTTCGAGCTGTTGCTCGGCGCGCAGGTGGACCTGTTCGCGACCGACCCGGTGCCGTCCGCCGAGCCGCTGCTCGACCAGCTGCTGACCGCGCTCAAGGATGTCCCGCTGAGCCGCGCGGTGCACGCGCTGCGGTTCTTCACCGCGTACCAGGACGGGCAGCTGCTCACCAACGAGGTGTTCCTGGACGGCGAGCCGTGGGAGACCGGCATGAAAGTGACCGCCTCGGCCCCCGCCCCGCTGCCGTCCGGCCCGGTCGGCGTCCGCGTCTTCGCCTTCCTCACCCCCGCCGGGCAACGCTGA
- a CDS encoding isocitrate lyase/PEP mutase family protein, translating to MTASALRALLTLDRVTHVPGVWDPVTAALAVAAGHRAVHLSGAAVSATMLGRPDLGFVHATQIADRATTLVPALRGTPLLADADIGYGNPAHAVWTGLAYSRAGISGLHLEDRVRPGRGGHPAGKEVIEIGLAAAKVKALAEQVPEIAVIARTDAYAVKGLGETIVRCGAYAEAGADAVFPEGVRDLDDLAAIHAALPGVPMVVDRSEATPDHPAWTDAELLAVGVRLVLHPVAALLAAMRAASVTYRAIGESGAADAVERMPWAAFTALVGQDEALDPDAGYVPGTLQT from the coding sequence ATGACCGCTTCCGCGCTTCGCGCACTTCTCACCCTCGACCGGGTCACCCACGTGCCCGGCGTCTGGGATCCGGTGACCGCCGCGCTCGCGGTGGCCGCCGGGCACCGCGCCGTGCACCTGTCCGGCGCCGCCGTCTCGGCCACCATGCTGGGCCGCCCCGACCTCGGCTTCGTGCACGCCACGCAGATCGCCGACCGGGCCACCACGCTGGTCCCGGCGTTGCGGGGCACACCGCTGCTGGCCGACGCGGACATCGGCTACGGCAACCCGGCGCACGCGGTCTGGACCGGGCTGGCCTACAGCCGGGCCGGGATCTCCGGGCTGCACCTGGAGGACCGGGTGCGCCCGGGACGCGGCGGTCACCCGGCCGGCAAGGAGGTGATCGAGATCGGACTGGCGGCCGCCAAGGTCAAGGCGCTGGCCGAGCAGGTGCCGGAGATCGCGGTGATCGCCCGGACGGACGCGTACGCGGTGAAGGGGCTCGGCGAGACCATCGTGCGCTGCGGCGCCTACGCCGAGGCGGGGGCCGACGCGGTGTTCCCGGAGGGCGTCCGGGACCTCGACGACCTCGCCGCCATCCACGCGGCGCTGCCGGGCGTACCGATGGTGGTCGATCGCAGTGAAGCCACGCCGGACCACCCCGCCTGGACCGACGCGGAGCTGCTCGCCGTGGGCGTGCGGCTGGTCCTGCACCCGGTCGCCGCCCTGCTCGCCGCGATGCGGGCCGCCTCGGTCACCTACCGCGCGATCGGCGAGAGCGGCGCCGCGGACGCCGTCGAGCGGATGCCGTGGGCCGCCTTCACCGCCCTGGTCGGGCAGGACGAGGCGCTCGACCCGGACGCCGGTTACGTCCCCGGGACACTGCAGACGTGA
- a CDS encoding Appr-1-p processing protein has product MRTLSFAEGDATTPRGDGPRIIAHVCNDIGAWGLGFVRAVSRRWPEPEHEFRRWHATRADAPPARDSPLRPGAGQSVPAVRPEPPFRLGEVQLVPVAPDLWVANMVGQHGIMTKRGLRTDAGYDRAAGPPVRYPAIRECLTTLTAHASALGASVHMPRIGCGVAGGTWGEVEPLIRATLCAGGVRTTVYDLPGPPRQHKIAAIGGRLAETRPLSPG; this is encoded by the coding sequence ATGCGGACGTTGAGCTTCGCCGAAGGCGACGCCACCACGCCCCGCGGCGACGGCCCGCGGATCATCGCCCATGTCTGCAACGACATCGGCGCCTGGGGCCTCGGCTTCGTGCGGGCCGTCTCCCGCCGGTGGCCGGAGCCGGAGCACGAGTTCCGCCGCTGGCATGCCACCCGGGCCGACGCTCCACCCGCCCGCGACTCGCCGCTCCGGCCGGGTGCCGGGCAGTCCGTCCCCGCGGTCCGGCCCGAGCCGCCGTTCCGGCTGGGGGAGGTGCAGCTGGTGCCGGTCGCCCCGGACCTCTGGGTGGCGAACATGGTGGGCCAGCACGGCATCATGACGAAGCGGGGCCTGCGCACCGATGCCGGCTATGACCGGGCGGCCGGCCCACCGGTCCGCTATCCGGCGATCCGCGAGTGCCTCACCACGCTGACCGCGCACGCGAGCGCGCTCGGCGCCTCGGTGCACATGCCACGGATCGGCTGCGGGGTGGCCGGCGGCACCTGGGGCGAGGTGGAGCCGCTGATCCGCGCGACGCTGTGTGCCGGGGGCGTCCGCACGACCGTCTACGACCTGCCCGGCCCGCCCCGGCAGCACAAGATCGCCGCGATCGGGGGCCGCCTCGCCGAAACCCGGCCGTTGAGCCCGGGATAG
- a CDS encoding DUF4190 domain-containing protein gives MSDQQSPTPGPESDPTRQSYSPEAAPADPTLPAFPGSHEATTVNPATGDQPATATPAAAEPPTAPYPPAAYQPPAPTTPFLAAGSTTPFPAAPGSTTPFPAAPGSTTPFPAAPGSTTPFPAGLPAAYEPGQPTSGPPVQPRPAYPTPDYSGPAYPAPSPSPGYPMPGPTPGYPAPGQAAPGHPAPGYPPAAYSGQPAPAYPPPGYDPAGGYPPPGYAPPGYDPAGPYAPPGYDPAGGYPPVPYGPPPGLPSPYYPAVRPAPVGETNRYATLSLVTGIIGLFPLGLIFGFMAVTQINRTNQPGRGQAVAGILTSGAWMYVFYILVTFWFGLEDTAF, from the coding sequence GTGAGCGATCAGCAGTCACCCACGCCGGGCCCGGAGAGCGACCCGACCCGGCAGTCGTACTCGCCCGAGGCGGCCCCGGCCGACCCGACGCTGCCGGCCTTCCCCGGGTCGCACGAGGCGACGACGGTCAACCCGGCGACCGGCGACCAGCCGGCCACCGCCACCCCGGCGGCCGCGGAGCCGCCGACCGCGCCCTACCCGCCGGCCGCTTATCAGCCGCCCGCTCCGACGACGCCGTTCCTGGCAGCCGGTTCGACGACGCCTTTCCCGGCGGCGCCCGGCTCGACGACACCCTTCCCGGCCGCGCCCGGCTCGACGACACCCTTCCCGGCCGCGCCCGGCTCGACAACGCCCTTCCCGGCCGGTCTGCCGGCCGCTTACGAGCCTGGCCAGCCGACCTCCGGCCCGCCCGTGCAGCCGCGGCCGGCCTATCCCACACCCGACTACTCCGGGCCGGCCTACCCGGCGCCCAGCCCGAGCCCGGGATACCCGATGCCCGGTCCGACCCCGGGATACCCCGCACCCGGCCAGGCCGCTCCCGGTCACCCGGCGCCCGGCTATCCCCCGGCCGCGTATTCCGGCCAGCCCGCCCCGGCCTACCCGCCGCCCGGTTACGACCCGGCCGGTGGCTACCCGCCGCCCGGTTACGCGCCGCCCGGTTACGACCCGGCCGGTCCCTACGCCCCGCCGGGCTACGACCCGGCCGGTGGCTATCCGCCGGTCCCCTACGGTCCCCCGCCGGGCCTGCCGTCCCCGTACTACCCGGCCGTTCGCCCGGCCCCGGTCGGCGAGACCAACCGCTACGCCACGCTGTCCCTGGTGACCGGCATCATCGGGCTCTTCCCGCTCGGCCTGATCTTCGGCTTCATGGCGGTCACCCAGATCAACCGGACCAACCAGCCCGGCCGGGGCCAGGCGGTCGCCGGCATCCTCACCTCCGGCGCGTGGATGTATGTCTTCTACATCCTGGTCACCTTCTGGTTCGGCCTGGAGGACACGGCGTTCTGA